DNA from Vibrio alfacsensis:
GTGACAGGCACTAAATGTCACCCAAAACGCCCCTACTTCAGAGTAAATACCGACTTTCAAATTGTAACTATACTTACCGGAGAGTATCTTCCATGAAAAAGACCAAAATCGTATGTACGATTGGCCCTAAAACTGAATCTGTAGAGAAGCTAACTGAACTAGTAAACGCAGGCATGAACGTTATGCGTCTTAACTTCTCTCACGGTGACTACGCAGAGCACGGCACTCGTATCGCGAACTTCCGTGAAGTAATGAAGAACACTGGCAAACAGCTAGCTATCCTTCTAGATACTAAAGGCCCAGAAATCCGTACTATCAAACTAGAAGGCGGCAACGACGTTGATCTAGTAGCTGGTCAAGAATTCACTTTCACAACTGATATCTCAGTTGTTGGTAACAAAGACAAAGTTGCAGTAACTTACGCAGGTTTTGCTAACGACCTAAACGCTGGTAACACTATCCTTGTAGACGACGGTCTAATCGAGATGGAAGTTATCTCTACAACTGAAACTGAAGTTAAGTGTAAAGTTCTTAACAACGGTGCTCTAGGTGAAAACAAAGGCGTTAACCTACCTGGCGTTTCTGTAAACCTACCTGCTCTATCTGAAAAAGATAAGAACGACCTTAAGTTCGGTTGTGAGCAAGGCGTTGACTTCGTAGCTGCTTCTTTCATCCGTAAAGCTTCTGACGTTCAAGAAATCCGTGAAGTACTTTCTGCAAACGGCGGCGAGAACATCCACATCATCTCTAAGATCGAAAACCAAGAAGGTGTTGATAACTTCGACGAGATCCTAGAGCTTTCTGACGGCATCATGGTTGCTCGTGGTGACCTAGGTGTTGAAATCCCAGCAGAAGAAGTAATCTTCGCTCAGAAAATGATGATCGAGAAGTGTAACCGTGCTCGTAAGATGGTTATCACTGCAACTCAAATGCTTGATTCTATGATCAACAACCCACGTCCTACTCGCGCAGAAGCAGGCGACGTTGCTAACGCAGTAATGGATGGTACTGATGCAGTAATGCTTTCTGGTGAAACTGCTAAAGGTAAGTACCCAGTAGAAGCGGTAACAATCATGGCTCAAATCGCTAAACGTACAGACTCTGTACTAAAAGCTGAGCTAGGTTCACGTCTAGATAGCCCACGTCTACGTATCACTGAAGCAGTATGTAAAGGTGCGGTAGACACAGCTGAGAAATTGGCGGCTCCACTAATCGTTGTTGCAACGGAAGGTGGTAAGTCTGCACGTTCAGTACGTAAGTACTTCCCAACTGCAAACATCCTAGCACTGACAACTAACACTAAGACTGCTGCACAGCTAGTTCTTACTAAAGGTGTTACTCCAGTCGTTGTTGATTCTATCGAGAACACTGATGCGTTCTACGTAGCGGGTAAAGAACTTGCTCTAGAATCTGGTCTAGGCAACAAAGGCGACATCGTAGTAATGGTTTCTGGTGCTCTAGTTGCTTCAGGCACAACAAACACTGCGTCTGTACACGTTCTATAAGACTGAAGAATTCAATCATCAGTTAAATAAAAAGAGGGCTTATGCCCTTTTTTATATATTTTATCTTGCCCTCATAATCAGTACGCTATATTATCACTCACAACAGAACTACGTACCGTTTAATTTATCAATACGATAAAATTTCAATGAGGCAGCTTGTGTCTAGTCCCACTCTTACCGACAAAGTATCAAAGATGATCTGTCAAGATATCCTGACAGGTGAACTCCAACCAGGTCAAAAGCTTGTCGTGGCGGATCTGAAAGAAAAGTACAACGTGGGCGCATCACCAATCCGTGAAGCATTAGCACTATTGTCTTGGAGTAAGTACGTAATACTTGAACCTCAGAAAGGTTGCTGGGTTGCTCCAGTATGCAAAAAAGAGTTAAACGACCTCTATGAAAGCCTGCGTGTGATTTCTTCTGTGTTGCTGAAAAAGGCGATCTTAGCTGGCGATGAAAATTGGGAATTGGAAGTACTCACCTCTTATCACAAGCTGTCTCGTCTGCACTTTAATGAGACCTTTTGCTGGAAAGAATGGGAAGATAAGCACCATCAATTTCACGCTTCACTGCTTGAGGGCGCTGACTCGAAAAACATGTTTGAGTTCTTCACGGATTTGATTAACCAAATCAAGCGTTACCGCTTCTATGCAATGCAAACATTAAACTCAACGCAAGATGATCTGTTTAATATCCAAGAGCATGAGATGATCATGAAGCTTGTACTTGCCAAAAATAGTGAGGAGGCAAGCGAACTATTAGACAAGCACCTCCTCAATACAATGCAGCGCATCGAAAACATTCTCGAAATCGCTTAATACGTTCGACCTAGTACGTTCAAAAGATCCAAAAAAATCGGGCTTTCCCGATTTTTTCTTTTGGTATTAGCGTTTTAGGTTTAAGCGGTATCATCAAAACTATGGCAAACAGAGATACGGTTTCTCCCCGCATTTTTCGAGTCGTACAATGCAATATCGGCACATTTATAACTGTGTGTTCGGTCTGCGGTTAAATCGCTGTAGCCAACACTGATTGTTACTGGTAGATCATTACTCAATTCCACCGCGATTCTAAGCCGATTCAATACAATTTTGGCCTCATTCATCGTCGTGTGAGGCATAATTACTGCAAACTCCTCCCCTCCCACACGAGCCACAATATCGGTATTACGAACGCCATTTAGTAACGTTTCAGCGACTTGTCGAATGACCTTATCGCCCTCATCATGACCCAGTTGATCATTGATCTTTTTAAAATGATCAATATCAATCAACGCGAGGCAGGTGCTTTGCATGTCAGGATAACGCTCTATCACATTGGCATGAAAGAGTAACTGCTCTTCAAACTTTCGACGATTCCACAATCCGGTCAGACTGTCTTTTTCACTTAAATTACGCAGTTTCTCTTCTAATTGCTTGCGTTCGGATATATCAACAAGGGATGTGATGTAGTAACTCACTTTGCCAGGCTTCGCCATAATGGCTTGAATACGCATAATCGCCGTAAATACATGGTTGAGTTTCGTACGACAACGCACTTCCCCCTCCCACACTTGCTCTACGCTTAGTTTGTTCCAAATGGCCAGAATGTTTTCTATATCCACCGGAAGAAAAATCAGTTGATGCGCATTCCAGCCACGCACTCGCCCGGACGCATAGCCCATCATGTTCTCAAACTCTTGGTTGACCATGATGATGCGATGCGATGGATCAGAGATCATGACCGCGGTCATGCCATCAAGCGCAGCACGGGCTAATTTTGATTCCACACTAAAACGTCGATAGTGCCAAACTAACGCAGTGATGGGTAAAGCGAATACCAAGACAAAGCTCAGCATCAAGCTCGCTTCTTGAACCAGATTTTCGATCTCATCATGCGCTCTTTCACTCAGTTGAGTATCAGCAAGATCAACAACCAAGTATAGGGACTCGCCCGGCACAAAATTAATCGTATTGAACACGACTAATCTTTTGCCATCGTATTCATAGCCCATTTTGTTTGAGCCTAATTTTTGCCATACCTTGGGGTGTATTAGACCCAAGTTAAAACGCGAGCGATCCGGGATGATATTGCCATACAGTTTGTCTTGATGGGCGCTTGCCACATAAAAGCCTTGTTGATTAATCAGTTCAATATTGAAATCTCGTACTGGGGAGTAATTAAGCCGAGCAGAAAGGTACTCGATATCCACATTTAAAACGAGATACCCGACTCTTCGTTCATCTATAGCAACGGGCGTAACTAAACGAACGGATGGACGGTATGGGTAGACAATCTCACCACTCTCTTGCTCCAGCTCAATCCCTGATGAGCCTATTTTCCCGTTGGCGAGAGCTGTCGCATCTTGAAAATATGCACGAGGTGATTTGTCTTCTAACTTGAAAATCGGGGTAGCAAGCGCAATTCCAGAGGAAAATCATACTTAATTTTTATCTTCTCTTTACCTGCGCTATCAAGAAAACGGATTTGGGTATACCACTTTTGGTTCACCGCAACTGACCGCCAAACTTTCTGCAAGATCAAGAGGTGTGTGTCACTGGGTTCACGAACGTAATCGTAAAGACTCTGACTATGAGCAAGAAGATCGCTAATGGACACCATTTGATCTTTAATGTTGCTGTATTCTCGTTCCGAATAGGAAAGCTGATGAAGGGCTTCTTTTGCTGTGCTCTCGATATTATTAACGAGCAAAGCTTGATACTTCTGATAGTAATAAACAGAAATAAGCGCACTAAGCACAAGTGTCGTTGCTAGCAATGATCCGATTAGTTTTCTAATTTTCACATGTACGCCTATCGTATGAATTCACTAAGCGATCATCATATCATTGTTTA
Protein-coding regions in this window:
- a CDS encoding GntR family transcriptional regulator yields the protein MRQLVSSPTLTDKVSKMICQDILTGELQPGQKLVVADLKEKYNVGASPIREALALLSWSKYVILEPQKGCWVAPVCKKELNDLYESLRVISSVLLKKAILAGDENWELEVLTSYHKLSRLHFNETFCWKEWEDKHHQFHASLLEGADSKNMFEFFTDLINQIKRYRFYAMQTLNSTQDDLFNIQEHEMIMKLVLAKNSEEASELLDKHLLNTMQRIENILEIA
- the pykF gene encoding pyruvate kinase PykF, giving the protein MKKTKIVCTIGPKTESVEKLTELVNAGMNVMRLNFSHGDYAEHGTRIANFREVMKNTGKQLAILLDTKGPEIRTIKLEGGNDVDLVAGQEFTFTTDISVVGNKDKVAVTYAGFANDLNAGNTILVDDGLIEMEVISTTETEVKCKVLNNGALGENKGVNLPGVSVNLPALSEKDKNDLKFGCEQGVDFVAASFIRKASDVQEIREVLSANGGENIHIISKIENQEGVDNFDEILELSDGIMVARGDLGVEIPAEEVIFAQKMMIEKCNRARKMVITATQMLDSMINNPRPTRAEAGDVANAVMDGTDAVMLSGETAKGKYPVEAVTIMAQIAKRTDSVLKAELGSRLDSPRLRITEAVCKGAVDTAEKLAAPLIVVATEGGKSARSVRKYFPTANILALTTNTKTAAQLVLTKGVTPVVVDSIENTDAFYVAGKELALESGLGNKGDIVVMVSGALVASGTTNTASVHVL